From one Anabas testudineus chromosome 18, fAnaTes1.2, whole genome shotgun sequence genomic stretch:
- the tbc1d19 gene encoding TBC1 domain family member 19 isoform X5: MDEGTELSLTIAQIVQRLKGSHLHSQIERQAKECLHQPDIKLESLKEDVRSFLKTSGWERKLQNAVYRELHVWDVTFSINTQQLHLKGFMHTAVHNQLLSRLSTTSQLPLSHPAAPPEHLKEPLAYMRKAQANWEKRVLKSLNSMSTELGVPLARKRPVLEQKELTNKWNEMGTDESDLSRFRPVYAPKDFLEMLIGLRNPNHDSSEDVGVRSHWGLIQVPLNVRDIPQLRRAYSELNLATGQLGIDDHAHIHPDLFENEYVEVGKKVVTEQDSAAAQQYSRQGCPTGLRAELWALILNSTNQPQDVMHYEQLKAGVIQHDLLVDNLIYKDVKLTASNDDYYFVFEDFLYQVLLCFSRDTAVLEHFKYNSATPPKSYIQGKVGNEECAVVYPPNGVIPFHGFSMYVAPLCFLYNEPSKLYSVFREMYIRHFFRLHSISSSPSGIVSLCLQFEQLLQTHLPQLFYHLRQIGAQPLRIAFKWMVRAFSGYLSTDQLLLLWDRILGYDSLEVVAVLAAAVFAFRAENLMEVTSLASAEAVLADLSTLKVMPLIQIFLFATAI; encoded by the exons ATGGACGAGGGCACAGAGTTGTCTCTGACCATCGCTCAGATCGTCCAGCGGCTGAAAGGAAGCCATTTACACTCTCAGATAGAGAGACAAGCCAAA GAGTGTTTGCACCAACCTGACATAAAACTGGAGTCTCTTAAAGAAGACGTACGCAGTTTTCTCAAAACATCAG GCTGGGAGAGAAAGCTGCAGAATGCTGTGTACAGGGAACTGCATGT GTGGGATGTAACATTCAGTATAAATACACAACAACTGCATCTTAAAGGTTTCATGCATACTGCAGTGCATAATCAGCTTCTGAGCCGTCTCTCTACAACCAG CCAGCTGCCCCTGAGCCATCCGGCGGCTCCCCCAGAGCATCTCAAAGAGCCGTTAGCCTACATGCGTAAGGCACAG GCCAACTGGGAGAAACGTGTCCTCAAAAGCCTGAACAGCATGAGTACAGAGCTGGGAGTGCCTCTAGCCCGCAAG AGACCCGTGTTGGAGCAGAAGGAGCTAACCAACAAATGGAACGAGATGGGCACAGATGAATCAG ATTTAAGTCGCTTCAGGCCTGTTTATGCTCCCAAAGACTTTCTGGAG aTGTTAATCGGTTTGCGGAACCCCAACCATGACAGCAGCGAGGATGTCGGTGTCAGGAGCCACTGGGGCCTCATACAAGTTCCCCTCAATGTCAGAGACATCCCACAGCTG AGACGGGCGTACTCAGAGCTGAATCTGGCCACTGGGCAGTTGGGGATTGATGACCACGCACACATCCACCCAG ACTTGTTCGAAAATGAGTATGTTGAAGTCGGGAAAAAAG TGGTTACGGAGCAGGACAGTGCAGCAGCGCAGCAGTACAGCAGGCAGGGCTGCCCCACCGGTCTCCGGGCTGAACTGTGGGCCCTCATCCTCAACTCCACCAACCAGCCACag GACGTGATGCATTATGAACAGCTTAAGGCTGGAGTTATACAACACGACTTGCTGGTGGACAACCTCATCTATAAA GATGTGAAGCTCACTGCCAGTAATGACGACTACTACTTTGTGTTTGAAGATTTCCTTTATCAG gtgctgctgtgtttttcccGGGACACCGCCGTCTTGGAGCACTTCAAATACAACAGTGCCACTCCTCCCAAATCTTACATCCAAG GGAAAGTAGGAAATGAGGAGTGTGCTGTTGTTTATCCACCAAATG GTGTAATCCCTTTCCACGGATTTTCTATGTATG TGGCACCTTTGTGTTTCTTGTACAATGAGCCGTCAAAGCTCTACAGCGTATTCAGAGAAATGTACATCCGCCACTTCTTCAGATTAcactccatctcctcctctccttcg GGTATAGTGTCTTTATGCCTGCAGTTTGAGCAGCTGCTCCAGACTCACCTGCCTCAGCTCTTCTACCACCTTCGACAGATTGGTGCACAGCC GTTGCGTATTGCCTTTAAGTGGATGGTGCGGGCCTTCTCTGGCTACCTCTCTACtgatcagctgctgcttctctggGACAGGATCCTAGGGTATGATTCACTGGAGGTAGTTGCAG TCCTAGCAGCTGCCGTGTTTGCCTTCCGCGCCGAAAACCTGATGGAAGTGACGTCACTGGCCTCAGCTGAG GCTGTCCTTGCTGACCTTTCAACTCTGAAGGTCATGCCCCTTATCCAGATCTTTCTATTTGCCACCGCCATCTGA
- the tbc1d19 gene encoding TBC1 domain family member 19 isoform X6 — protein MDEGTELSLTIAQIVQRLKGSHLHSQIERQAKECLHQPDIKLESLKEDVRSFLKTSGWERKLQNAVYRELHVQLPLSHPAAPPEHLKEPLAYMRKAQANWEKRVLKSLNSMSTELGVPLARKRPVLEQKELTNKWNEMGTDESDLSRFRPVYAPKDFLEMLIGLRNPNHDSSEDVGVRSHWGLIQVPLNVRDIPQLRRAYSELNLATGQLGIDDHAHIHPDLFENEYVEVGKKVVTEQDSAAAQQYSRQGCPTGLRAELWALILNSTNQPQDVMHYEQLKAGVIQHDLLVDNLIYKDVKLTASNDDYYFVFEDFLYQVLLCFSRDTAVLEHFKYNSATPPKSYIQGKVGNEECAVVYPPNGVIPFHGFSMYVAPLCFLYNEPSKLYSVFREMYIRHFFRLHSISSSPSGIVSLCLQFEQLLQTHLPQLFYHLRQIGAQPLRIAFKWMVRAFSGYLSTDQLLLLWDRILGYDSLEVVAVLAAAVFAFRAENLMEVTSLASAEAVLADLSTLKVMPLIQIFLFATAI, from the exons ATGGACGAGGGCACAGAGTTGTCTCTGACCATCGCTCAGATCGTCCAGCGGCTGAAAGGAAGCCATTTACACTCTCAGATAGAGAGACAAGCCAAA GAGTGTTTGCACCAACCTGACATAAAACTGGAGTCTCTTAAAGAAGACGTACGCAGTTTTCTCAAAACATCAG GCTGGGAGAGAAAGCTGCAGAATGCTGTGTACAGGGAACTGCATGT CCAGCTGCCCCTGAGCCATCCGGCGGCTCCCCCAGAGCATCTCAAAGAGCCGTTAGCCTACATGCGTAAGGCACAG GCCAACTGGGAGAAACGTGTCCTCAAAAGCCTGAACAGCATGAGTACAGAGCTGGGAGTGCCTCTAGCCCGCAAG AGACCCGTGTTGGAGCAGAAGGAGCTAACCAACAAATGGAACGAGATGGGCACAGATGAATCAG ATTTAAGTCGCTTCAGGCCTGTTTATGCTCCCAAAGACTTTCTGGAG aTGTTAATCGGTTTGCGGAACCCCAACCATGACAGCAGCGAGGATGTCGGTGTCAGGAGCCACTGGGGCCTCATACAAGTTCCCCTCAATGTCAGAGACATCCCACAGCTG AGACGGGCGTACTCAGAGCTGAATCTGGCCACTGGGCAGTTGGGGATTGATGACCACGCACACATCCACCCAG ACTTGTTCGAAAATGAGTATGTTGAAGTCGGGAAAAAAG TGGTTACGGAGCAGGACAGTGCAGCAGCGCAGCAGTACAGCAGGCAGGGCTGCCCCACCGGTCTCCGGGCTGAACTGTGGGCCCTCATCCTCAACTCCACCAACCAGCCACag GACGTGATGCATTATGAACAGCTTAAGGCTGGAGTTATACAACACGACTTGCTGGTGGACAACCTCATCTATAAA GATGTGAAGCTCACTGCCAGTAATGACGACTACTACTTTGTGTTTGAAGATTTCCTTTATCAG gtgctgctgtgtttttcccGGGACACCGCCGTCTTGGAGCACTTCAAATACAACAGTGCCACTCCTCCCAAATCTTACATCCAAG GGAAAGTAGGAAATGAGGAGTGTGCTGTTGTTTATCCACCAAATG GTGTAATCCCTTTCCACGGATTTTCTATGTATG TGGCACCTTTGTGTTTCTTGTACAATGAGCCGTCAAAGCTCTACAGCGTATTCAGAGAAATGTACATCCGCCACTTCTTCAGATTAcactccatctcctcctctccttcg GGTATAGTGTCTTTATGCCTGCAGTTTGAGCAGCTGCTCCAGACTCACCTGCCTCAGCTCTTCTACCACCTTCGACAGATTGGTGCACAGCC GTTGCGTATTGCCTTTAAGTGGATGGTGCGGGCCTTCTCTGGCTACCTCTCTACtgatcagctgctgcttctctggGACAGGATCCTAGGGTATGATTCACTGGAGGTAGTTGCAG TCCTAGCAGCTGCCGTGTTTGCCTTCCGCGCCGAAAACCTGATGGAAGTGACGTCACTGGCCTCAGCTGAG GCTGTCCTTGCTGACCTTTCAACTCTGAAGGTCATGCCCCTTATCCAGATCTTTCTATTTGCCACCGCCATCTGA
- the cckar gene encoding cholecystokinin receptor type A, producing the protein METFTIHDMLLNSTDLNKILCNFGIKNISQCESEKDASPEPKDINQTVRIVLYSVIFLLSVLGNSLIIAVLVRNRRMRTVTNLFLLSLAVSDLMVSLVCIPFTLIPNLMRNFIFGTGICKLVMYFMGVSVSVSTFNLVAISLERYSAICNPLTSRTWQTKSHAAKVITATWVASFILMLPYPISSTLKPFTRLNNSTGHMCRLVWPNDIIQQSWYVSLLLLLFLIPGIVMMTAYGLISLELYRGIKCELSNRKSGRDRQSSTGSIKPGDSDGCYLQPSKKKSFTGSSSSKPMLDRVCCSNSTANLVAKKRVIRMLLVIVFLFFLCWTPVFVVNAWQAFDRRSAYRLTGAPISFIHLLSYTSACVNPIIYCFMNKRFRKGMLATFTCCNCFKRSGGVSSGLGRSSGSRTPKGEVGKSRAGPQIDEQNGYTPPSGASTRFTYSGIRASAWSELT; encoded by the exons ATGGAGACGTTCACAATCCACGACATGCTCCTAAATTCAACTGATCTGAACAAGATTTTATGCAATTTTGGAATCAAGAACATTTCGCAGTGTGAGAGCGAGAAGGACGCTTCACCCGAGCCCAAAG ACATCAACCAGACAGTGCGAATCGTCCTCTACAGCGTAATCTTCCTCCTCAGCGTCCTGGGCAACAGCCTCATCATCGCAGTCCTGGTGAGGAACCGCCGCATGAGGACCGTCACCAACCTCTTCCTGTTGTCTCTGGCCGTCAGCGACCTGATGGTCTCGCTGGTCTGCATCCCCTTCACCCTCATCCCCAACCTCATGAGGAATTTTATCTTCGGCACTGGAATATGCAAACTGGTCATGTACTTCATGG GCGTCTCAGTAAGTGTTTCCACCTTCAACCTGGTGGCCATCTCTCTGGAGCGCTACAGTGCCATTTGCAACCCGCTGACCTCCAGGACGTGGCAGACCAAATCTCACGCTGCCAAGGTCATCACCGCCACCTGGGTGGCTTCTTTCATCCTGATGCTGCCCTACCCCATTTCCAGTACCCTCAAGCCTTTCACCCGCCTCAACAACAGCACGGGGCACATGTGCCGTCTGGTGTGGCCCAACGACATCATCCAGCAGTCCTG GTACGTGTCTctcttgctgctgctcttcctaATCCCTGGGATCGTCATGATGACAGCCTACGGCCTCATCTCCCTTGAGCTCTACCGCGGCATCAAGTGCGAGCTGTCCAACAGGAAATCTGGCAGAg acagacaatcCAGCACTGGCAGCATCAAGCCAGGTGATAGTGATGGCTGTTACCTGCAGCCGTCTAAGAAGAAGAGCTTCACAGGGAGCTCCAGCAGCAAGCCAATGTTGGACCGCGTGTGCTGCAGCAACTCCACAGCCAACCTGGTCGCCAAGAAGCGCGTGATCCGCATGCTCCTGGTCAttgtcttcctcttcttcctgtgcTGGACTCCCGTCTTTGTGGTCAACGCGTGGCAGGCTTTCGATCGCCGCTCGGCCTACCGCCTGACGGGTGCGCCCATCTCCTTCATCCACCTGCTGTCCTACACCTCAGCCTGTGTCAACCCCATTATATACTGCTTCATGAACAAGCGCTTCCGTAAGGGCATGCTGGCCACATTCACCTGCTGCAACTGCTTCAAGAGAAGCGGAGGAGTGAGCAGCGGCTTGGGGAGGTCATCTGGAAGCAGAACGCCCAAAGGGGAAGTGGGCAAATCAAGAGCGGGGCCACAGATTGATGAGCAGAATGGTTATACTCCACCAAGCGGAGCCAGCACTCGCTTTACCTACTCCGGCATCCGTGCATCTGCCTGGAGCGAGCTGACTTGA
- the rbpjb gene encoding recombination signal binding protein for immunoglobulin kappa J region b: protein MAPVVTGKFGERPQPQRLTREAMRNYLKERGDQTVMILHAKVAQKSYGNEKRFFCPPPCVYLMGSGWKKKKEQMERDGCSEQESQPCAFIGIGNSDQEMQQLNLEGKNYCTAKTLYISDSDKRKHFMLSVKMFYGNSADIGVFLSKRIKVISKPSKKKQSLKNADLCIASGTKVALFNRLRSQTVSTRYLHVEGGNFHASSQQWGAFYIHLLDDEESEGEEFTVRDGYIHYGQTVKLVCSVTGMALPRLIIRKVDKQTALLDADDPVSQLHKCAFYLKDTERMYLCLSQERIIQFQATPCPKEPNKEMINDGASWTIISTDKAEYTFYEGMGPVHSPVTPVPVVESLQLNGGGDVAMLELTGQNFTPNLRVWFGDVEAETMYRCAESMLCVVPDISAFREGWRWVRQPVQVPVTLVRNDGIIYSTTLTFTYTPEPGPRPHCSAAGAILRAGNSSLLSNSSQDPGPGVYGPNSTSNAGVTSSSSTTAAVVS from the exons AGAAGCAATGAGGAATTACCTAAAAGAGCGGGGTGACCAGACTGTCATGATCCTGCACGCAAAAGTTGCACAGAAATCCTACGGCAATGAGAAAAG GTTCTTCTGCCCTCCCCCCTGTGTTTACCTGATGGGCAGTGgctggaagaaaaagaaggagcagATGGAGCGAGATGGCTGCTCTGAGCAGGAGTCACAGCCCTGTGCCTTCATTGGCATCGGCAACAGCGACCAAGAAATGCAACAGCTCAACTTAGAGGGAAAG AATTATTGCACAGCCAAAACCTTGTACATATCCGACTCCGACAAGAGAAAGCACTTCATGTTGTCTGTCAAAATGTTCTACGGTAACAGCGCTGACATCGGTGTCTTCCTCAGCAAGAGGATCAAAGTCATCTCCAAGCCATCCAAAAAGAAGCAGTCCCTCAAAAATGCAGACT TGTGCATCGCATCAGGGACCAAGGTGGCACTGTTCAACCGGCTGCGGTCCCAAACAGTCAGTACGCGCTATCTACACGTGGAGGGCGGCAACTTTCACGCCAGCTCCCAGCAGTGGGGCGCTTTTTACATCCACCTTT tggatgatgaggaatcagaaggagaagAGTTCACTGTGAGAGACGGTTACATCCACTACGGCCAGACAGTAAAGCTGGTCTGCTCCGTCACCGGCATGGCTCTGCCCagactg aTCATCCGAAAGGTGGACAAGCAAACAGCGCTGCTGGACGCTGATGACCCCGTCTCCCAGCTCCACAAGTGTGCCTTCTACCTGAAGGACACAGAACGCATGTACCTGTGCCTTTCCCAAGAAAGGATCATCCAGTTTCAA GCCACTCCATGCCCAAAGGAACCAAACAAGGAGATGATCAACGACGGCGCCTCCTGGACAATCATCAGCACAGACAAGGCTGAATACACTTTCTATGAGGGCATGGGCCCTGTCCACTCGCCTGTCACCCCTGTGCCTGTGGTAGAGAGCTTACAG CTGAACGGTGGTGGGGATGTTGCCATGTTGGAGCTGACAGGACAGAACTTCACTCCAAATCTGCGGGTCTGGTTTGGTGATGTTGAGGCTGAAACCATGTACAG GTGCGCAGAGAGCATGCTGTGTGTGGTGCCCGACATCTCTGCCTTCCGTGAGGGCTGGCGCTGGGTGCGGCAGCCCGTCCAGGTGCCCGTCACGCTGGTGAGGAACGATGGCATCATCTACTCCACCACACTGACCTTCACCTACACGCCGGAGCCCGGGCCGCGGCCACACTGCAGCGCCGCCGGAGCCATCCTGCGGGCCGGAAACTCCAGCCTGCTCAGCAACAGTAGCCAGGATCCTGGCCCCGGCGTCTACGGCCCCAACAGCACCTCCAACGCAGGAGTCacatcctcatcctccaccACCGCAGCTGTGGTCTCCTAA